The Candidatus Bathyarchaeota archaeon genome has a segment encoding these proteins:
- a CDS encoding MscL family protein → MCLVKQLAKDDEILEELRRIRRLLEPKPAPPSQPPKGLWAEFRDFVSKYRVMGMAVAFILGLYLGALVQSLVNDLIMPIVELAMPGITWESIEVGPFRIGHFIGSLITFLIVAFVIFLIIKITRKWGIE, encoded by the coding sequence ATGTGTCTGGTGAAACAGTTGGCAAAAGATGATGAAATATTGGAAGAGTTAAGACGTATTAGAAGGCTTTTGGAGCCCAAACCTGCTCCACCATCTCAGCCACCTAAGGGTTTATGGGCTGAATTTAGAGATTTCGTTTCTAAGTATAGGGTTATGGGAATGGCAGTAGCCTTCATTCTTGGATTATACCTTGGAGCTCTAGTTCAATCGCTAGTAAACGATTTAATAATGCCCATAGTAGAGCTAGCAATGCCAGGGATCACGTGGGAATCAATAGAAGTCGGTCCTTTCCGTATAGGCCATTTCATAGGGTCACTTATTACATTCTTAATAGTAGCATTTGTAATATTCCTTATTATAAAAATAACCAGAAAATGGGGCATAGAATAA
- a CDS encoding 4-hydroxy-tetrahydrodipicolinate synthase, translating into MFKPEGIYPALVTPFTDDGKQVDEGRLRSLVNYCIELGVNGLVPCGTTGEFVNLTLDERKRVIKVVVDEANGKVPVVAGTGATGTNEALEMVKYAKDVGADAALIVTPFYLKPTNRGIYQHYYTIATNVDFPIIMYNIPQCTGVWLTWQMVEDLAEIPNIVGLKDSSCEIKYILAVLEKVRDKINVMCGCDEIVLPALAAGASGAILASANFMGDIWIQLYKAFKNGEIEKAREIQYKVQKIARIITGSGAVGTKEALNMMGVKVGPVRLPLSVGGELSYENREELRLELEKFGKIKPKPIKIEYEGKVLEERFTAVGITPEVIRDFKLRVGEALAGEEPEVAHIDLVIGKKDGPVGEAYAKAKAAPTPGHEPLLAILEPNLTVKPVTLIVPTVTIKSMRQASMVYGPAQAAVAKAVADSVADGTIPKELAEELIIIANVFVHPAAVNRHRVYINNYKAMRHAIRKAMEARPNVDEVTENKDRAKHPFKYTP; encoded by the coding sequence ATGTTTAAGCCGGAAGGAATATACCCAGCACTTGTTACGCCTTTCACTGATGATGGGAAACAAGTTGACGAAGGGAGACTTCGCAGTTTAGTCAACTACTGTATTGAACTTGGTGTAAATGGGCTTGTGCCATGTGGAACCACTGGTGAATTTGTAAATTTAACATTGGATGAAAGAAAACGCGTTATTAAGGTTGTTGTTGACGAAGCAAACGGAAAAGTGCCAGTTGTAGCTGGAACTGGCGCTACTGGAACAAATGAAGCCCTAGAAATGGTTAAATACGCCAAAGATGTAGGTGCTGACGCAGCTCTAATCGTGACTCCATTCTATCTGAAACCAACGAATAGGGGAATATACCAGCACTATTACACTATTGCAACTAACGTCGACTTCCCAATAATAATGTATAACATTCCACAATGCACAGGAGTTTGGCTTACTTGGCAGATGGTCGAAGACTTAGCTGAAATACCAAACATTGTTGGCTTAAAGGACAGCAGCTGCGAAATAAAGTATATTCTAGCAGTTTTAGAGAAAGTCAGAGACAAAATAAACGTTATGTGCGGATGCGACGAAATAGTCCTACCAGCCTTAGCAGCTGGAGCTTCAGGAGCAATCCTTGCAAGCGCCAACTTCATGGGAGACATCTGGATTCAACTTTACAAAGCCTTCAAAAATGGAGAAATAGAAAAAGCAAGAGAAATTCAGTACAAAGTACAGAAAATAGCTAGAATAATAACTGGAAGCGGAGCCGTAGGCACAAAGGAGGCCTTGAACATGATGGGCGTAAAGGTAGGCCCGGTAAGATTGCCCTTAAGCGTTGGAGGGGAACTAAGCTATGAAAACAGGGAAGAATTACGCTTAGAACTAGAAAAATTTGGAAAAATTAAGCCTAAACCAATCAAAATAGAATATGAAGGGAAAGTTTTGGAGGAGCGATTTACAGCGGTGGGCATTACTCCGGAAGTAATTAGAGACTTCAAACTACGAGTTGGAGAGGCGTTGGCTGGCGAAGAACCAGAAGTTGCGCATATAGACCTCGTTATCGGCAAGAAAGACGGCCCAGTTGGCGAAGCCTACGCCAAGGCAAAGGCTGCTCCTACGCCTGGACATGAGCCTTTACTCGCAATTTTGGAGCCAAACTTAACTGTGAAGCCAGTAACTCTCATAGTTCCAACAGTTACGATTAAGAGTATGCGTCAAGCAAGCATGGTTTATGGGCCGGCTCAAGCTGCGGTTGCCAAGGCTGTGGCAGACAGCGTAGCAGACGGAACCATTCCGAAAGAACTTGCTGAAGAACTCATAATAATTGCAAACGTGTTTGTCCATCCAGCCGCCGTAAACCGCCACAGAGTTTACATCAACAATTATAAGGCCATGAGACATGCAATAAGAAAAGCCATGGAAGCCCGACCCAACGTAGACGAAGTAACAGAAAACAAGGACAGAGCAAAACACCCATTCAAATATACGCCATAA
- a CDS encoding helix-turn-helix transcriptional regulator, whose amino-acid sequence MSEPSDLAVIESNLKGKTLLVYWYLLRCPKFKAGVREIQRALSFSSPSIAVHHLNKLQDLGLVKKTRTGEYVLVQEVKVGILRFFTRLGRFLIPRYLFYSVFFTTMLVMYVLFYVQTACIHNLFALIFGGLASLILWIETIRIMREKPF is encoded by the coding sequence ATGTCGGAGCCTTCTGATTTAGCCGTTATTGAGTCTAACTTGAAGGGTAAAACTCTCCTTGTTTACTGGTATTTGCTGCGTTGTCCAAAGTTTAAGGCTGGCGTTCGGGAGATTCAACGTGCTTTAAGCTTTTCCAGTCCAAGTATTGCTGTTCACCATTTAAATAAACTTCAGGATTTGGGGCTTGTAAAAAAGACTAGGACTGGAGAGTACGTTCTAGTTCAGGAAGTTAAAGTTGGCATTTTAAGGTTCTTCACGAGGCTTGGCCGCTTTCTTATTCCCCGATACTTGTTCTACTCTGTGTTTTTCACTACAATGCTCGTCATGTACGTTCTCTTTTATGTTCAAACAGCATGCATCCATAATTTATTCGCATTGATTTTTGGGGGTTTAGCCAGCCTCATTTTATGGATTGAGACTATTAGAATTATGAGGGAGAAGCCGTTCTAA
- a CDS encoding rubrerythrin, with protein MLSQIPIKIEKISKEMLDSELLRVGMIAELDAVSLYEQLAAATDNEDLKKVFLDIAKEEKTHFGEFQALLLKIDKEQVRELEKGKEEVDELTGK; from the coding sequence ATGTTGTCCCAAATTCCTATAAAAATTGAGAAAATAAGCAAAGAAATGCTTGACTCAGAGCTTTTACGAGTTGGAATGATAGCTGAATTAGACGCCGTAAGCCTCTACGAACAACTTGCAGCGGCAACTGACAACGAAGACTTAAAGAAAGTTTTCCTCGACATAGCCAAAGAGGAGAAGACACATTTCGGAGAATTTCAAGCATTATTGCTTAAAATAGACAAGGAGCAAGTTAGGGAACTGGAAAAGGGCAAGGAAGAAGTAGATGAATTAACGGGTAAATAG
- a CDS encoding tRNA (adenine-N1)-methyltransferase gives MSEKIREGDYVLLFLTPKKTYLVKVEKDKTFHTHKGYVNLDDLIGKEYGVWIESNIGAKFAALKPLIRDYIFKSFRKTQIIYPKDMALIILFSGIGPGSRVVEAGTGTGALTSALAYYVRPTGKIYSYEIREEFVEAAKKNIARAGLDDFVEIKVADITQGIEEHEVDAVVLDLATPWLVVPHAYTSLKSSGSFVSFSPTIDQVVKTVEALKENGFVGIETFECLLRGMQIQRGKTRPQTLMTGHTGYITFARKASKQQQ, from the coding sequence TTGTCTGAAAAAATTCGCGAAGGAGACTATGTGCTACTCTTTCTAACCCCTAAGAAAACATATTTAGTCAAGGTTGAAAAGGACAAAACTTTTCACACCCACAAAGGATACGTTAACCTCGACGACTTAATAGGCAAAGAATATGGCGTATGGATAGAAAGTAACATAGGCGCAAAGTTTGCGGCGCTTAAGCCCTTAATCCGCGACTACATATTCAAGTCTTTTAGGAAAACCCAAATAATCTACCCGAAGGACATGGCATTAATTATACTTTTCAGCGGAATTGGCCCTGGAAGCCGAGTTGTGGAGGCTGGAACTGGAACTGGCGCCTTAACCTCGGCGCTCGCCTACTATGTTAGGCCAACCGGTAAAATTTACAGTTATGAAATTAGAGAAGAATTCGTTGAAGCTGCAAAGAAAAACATTGCTAGGGCCGGATTGGACGATTTCGTTGAAATAAAAGTTGCTGATATTACTCAAGGCATTGAAGAACATGAAGTAGACGCCGTTGTTTTGGATTTGGCTACCCCTTGGCTTGTTGTTCCACATGCTTACACATCCCTAAAATCCAGCGGAAGCTTTGTTAGCTTCAGTCCCACAATAGACCAGGTGGTAAAAACGGTTGAAGCCCTAAAAGAGAACGGTTTCGTTGGGATTGAAACATTTGAGTGCCTCCTACGTGGAATGCAAATTCAAAGGGGGAAAACTAGGCCTCAAACCCTTATGACTGGACATACAGGCTACATCACTTTTGCACGTAAGGCTTCTAAACAGCAGCAGTAG
- a CDS encoding MBL fold metallo-hydrolase, with protein sequence MVKAETYLAFYGGVDEVGGNKILLKDRDAKIFLDFGMSYSLRRKYYSGVTMSPRSLESLKKLGILPKISGIYEEEKGEEKGVDAIFISHSHFDHSAYISFIKRSIPVYCGETTEIILRAISKTRRKDLEFRIEDLEFRNFRTGQRPIKIGSIEIEPVHVDHSVPGAYGFVVHTSSGAVVYTGDFRMHGAKSKMTLDFVEKAAEAQPVALITEATNLTGAHVSSEREVERKLTEIIRWSSGLVLADFARADVDRLRSFYNAAKKNGRTLAISPKQAYLLKELEKDKKLKIPRLIDENIVIFCKKRRYYSWEKELQEIYGEKIISSEDVKKKGHKYVLVLSFYDFEELTEIEPPPGSCYILSASEPFNEEMEIDFERLKNWLEHYGLPQYHVHVSGHIMPLQLKSMVEKISPKFVFPIHTEHQELFKKFMGDLSAKVVTVEKERKYYLK encoded by the coding sequence ATGGTTAAGGCGGAAACCTACTTAGCCTTTTACGGTGGAGTAGACGAAGTAGGTGGAAACAAAATACTGCTTAAGGATAGAGACGCAAAAATTTTCCTCGATTTCGGCATGTCCTACAGTTTAAGACGCAAATACTATTCCGGAGTAACCATGTCTCCAAGAAGCCTAGAAAGCCTGAAGAAACTAGGAATTCTCCCGAAGATAAGTGGCATATACGAAGAAGAAAAAGGTGAAGAAAAAGGCGTAGACGCCATTTTCATTTCCCACTCCCACTTTGATCATTCAGCATACATATCCTTCATAAAAAGGTCTATACCAGTATACTGCGGAGAAACAACAGAGATCATACTTAGGGCAATAAGTAAAACCCGCCGGAAAGATTTAGAGTTTAGAATAGAAGATTTGGAATTCCGAAATTTTAGGACTGGGCAGCGTCCAATAAAAATTGGTTCAATAGAAATCGAACCGGTTCACGTTGACCATTCAGTTCCCGGTGCCTATGGATTCGTAGTTCATACATCATCTGGCGCCGTTGTTTACACTGGAGACTTCAGGATGCATGGAGCCAAATCTAAAATGACCTTAGACTTCGTTGAAAAAGCTGCTGAAGCTCAACCAGTCGCACTTATAACTGAAGCAACAAACTTAACTGGTGCACATGTTTCTTCAGAAAGGGAAGTTGAAAGGAAACTTACAGAAATTATTAGGTGGTCCTCAGGTCTAGTTCTAGCAGATTTTGCCCGAGCAGATGTTGACAGACTCCGTTCCTTCTATAACGCGGCCAAAAAGAATGGAAGAACTTTAGCTATTTCACCTAAGCAAGCATATCTTCTAAAGGAATTGGAAAAGGATAAAAAATTAAAAATTCCAAGATTAATTGATGAAAACATAGTTATTTTCTGTAAAAAGAGAAGATATTACAGTTGGGAAAAAGAGCTTCAAGAAATATATGGTGAAAAAATCATTAGTTCTGAGGATGTTAAGAAAAAAGGGCACAAATACGTGCTTGTACTCTCATTTTACGATTTTGAAGAATTAACTGAAATTGAGCCTCCACCGGGCAGTTGCTACATTCTTTCGGCTTCTGAACCGTTCAACGAAGAAATGGAAATAGACTTTGAACGCTTAAAGAACTGGCTTGAACATTATGGCTTACCGCAATATCATGTTCATGTATCTGGCCACATAATGCCCCTTCAACTGAAAAGCATGGTTGAAAAAATCAGTCCGAAGTTCGTGTTCCCAATTCACACTGAACATCAAGAACTTTTCAAGAAGTTTATGGGAGACCTCTCCGCAAAGGTTGTTACTGTTGAGAAAGAACGCAAATACTATTTGAAATAA
- a CDS encoding rubredoxin, with translation MEKWECTICGYIYDPEIGDPEHDIAPGTPFEKLPEDWVCPVCGATKDQFVKLE, from the coding sequence TTGGAAAAGTGGGAATGCACCATCTGCGGTTACATATATGACCCAGAAATTGGAGACCCAGAACATGACATAGCGCCTGGAACACCGTTTGAAAAACTACCTGAAGATTGGGTTTGCCCAGTTTGCGGAGCAACTAAAGATCAGTTTGTTAAATTAGAGTAA
- a CDS encoding N-glycosylase/DNA lyase, translating to MESSSIARLSALIENLKKSKVRDLVNARIKEFRENGKKSSRELFKELCFCILTANFIAEKSLKIQKEINGGFLTLPEHELAEKLRKLGHRFPQMRAKYIVEARKYADSLKNIIQSINTGEKLREWLVKNIKGIGYKEASHFLRNIGYKDLAIIDFHITNILTKHGLIEKPRTLTKTKYLEIENLLREVAGKLNLSLAELDLYLWYMETGKVLK from the coding sequence ATGGAAAGTAGCTCCATCGCAAGATTGTCAGCATTAATTGAAAACTTGAAGAAGAGTAAAGTAAGGGACTTAGTGAACGCCCGAATAAAAGAATTTAGGGAAAATGGCAAAAAATCTAGCAGAGAACTCTTTAAAGAATTATGCTTCTGCATTTTAACTGCAAACTTTATCGCCGAAAAAAGCTTGAAAATTCAAAAGGAAATAAATGGTGGGTTCCTAACTCTTCCAGAACATGAATTAGCTGAAAAACTTAGGAAGCTTGGTCATCGTTTTCCACAAATGAGAGCAAAATACATAGTGGAAGCAAGAAAATACGCCGATTCGTTAAAGAACATCATACAATCAATTAACACGGGAGAGAAACTAAGGGAATGGCTGGTAAAGAACATAAAAGGAATAGGTTACAAAGAAGCAAGCCATTTCCTCAGAAATATAGGCTATAAAGATTTAGCCATAATAGACTTCCACATAACTAATATTTTAACCAAGCACGGACTTATTGAAAAGCCTAGAACACTCACCAAAACAAAATACCTTGAAATTGAAAACCTACTCAGAGAAGTCGCAGGCAAATTGAATCTCAGCCTTGCGGAGTTAGACTTATACTTATGGTATATGGAAACAGGAAAGGTTCTAAAATAA
- a CDS encoding manganese catalase family protein: MVSQELLEMLNKAIAGELQVAIQYMWQHVLWKGVKAYAVKDELKNIAITEMKHAEAIAERLTYLGGIPTTKPDQIFVKETLKEMIEQDRNDEENAVTLYKQIIATANREGDITTARLFRKILEEEEQHHDFFASLLKET, translated from the coding sequence TTGGTGTCTCAAGAATTATTAGAAATGTTGAATAAGGCAATAGCTGGGGAGTTGCAGGTTGCCATACAGTATATGTGGCAACACGTTTTATGGAAGGGAGTTAAGGCTTACGCTGTTAAGGATGAGTTGAAGAATATAGCCATAACCGAGATGAAACACGCCGAAGCAATTGCTGAAAGACTAACGTATCTTGGGGGCATCCCGACAACAAAGCCAGACCAAATTTTTGTAAAAGAAACACTGAAGGAAATGATTGAACAGGACAGGAATGACGAAGAAAATGCGGTGACATTATATAAGCAGATAATTGCAACTGCAAATCGAGAGGGGGACATAACAACGGCTAGGCTCTTCAGAAAAATTCTCGAAGAAGAGGAGCAACATCATGACTTTTTCGCAAGCCTACTTAAGGAAACATAG
- a CDS encoding desulfoferrodoxin, with amino-acid sequence MTEMKQIYRCNICGNIVEVLHAGVGQLVCCGQPMELLTEKTEDVGLEKHVPVIEETATGFKVKVGSISHPMEEKHHIEWIELVAEDKVYRKFMKPGEKPEAEFETKTKKVWAREYCNIHGLWKSA; translated from the coding sequence TTGACCGAGATGAAACAGATTTACAGATGTAATATTTGCGGGAACATAGTTGAGGTCTTACATGCAGGAGTAGGCCAACTGGTATGTTGCGGTCAGCCAATGGAGTTACTTACAGAAAAAACTGAAGATGTAGGCTTAGAAAAGCATGTCCCAGTAATAGAGGAGACAGCCACAGGATTTAAAGTGAAAGTTGGCAGCATCTCTCATCCAATGGAAGAAAAACATCACATAGAATGGATAGAATTAGTTGCAGAAGACAAAGTTTACAGAAAATTCATGAAACCAGGCGAAAAACCTGAAGCAGAATTTGAAACAAAAACAAAGAAAGTCTGGGCAAGAGAATACTGTAACATACATGGACTCTGGAAATCAGCCTAA
- a CDS encoding ABC transporter permease, protein MNVIPYIIERDFKRFYRYKWWLAGMISMNLADLFILALVYTKMVKFDYFRFFSPGVTVTALFAAAFMIGREVNWEVRRDYYHYLLSLPIKRWELAFGRILSGGLRGMVYMSPLLLTTFAFLGFPNPWQILLILFALFLLSLGISALSITIATSTDNFEKFAVMRGVTYYLLFFCSTVFYPLDLIKDISKQGIIPPFLATLAEINPLSCGADLIRSFLIGKPPFSINLVLSIVIFSLPIIAISSLTYVKILQRQR, encoded by the coding sequence ATGAATGTAATTCCCTACATAATTGAAAGAGACTTCAAAAGATTTTACAGATATAAATGGTGGCTTGCCGGAATGATAAGTATGAACCTAGCGGACCTTTTCATTTTAGCCTTAGTTTACACAAAAATGGTTAAATTTGACTATTTCAGGTTTTTCTCGCCTGGAGTAACGGTTACAGCCCTTTTCGCCGCTGCTTTCATGATAGGTAGAGAAGTTAACTGGGAAGTTCGACGAGACTATTACCATTATTTGTTAAGCCTCCCAATTAAACGTTGGGAATTAGCATTTGGAAGAATTCTCTCAGGAGGCCTCAGAGGAATGGTCTACATGTCCCCTTTGCTTCTAACAACCTTTGCTTTTCTTGGTTTCCCAAATCCATGGCAAATTCTACTCATTCTTTTCGCTCTTTTCCTCTTATCATTAGGCATTTCTGCGTTGAGTATAACTATTGCCACTTCAACCGACAACTTTGAGAAATTCGCCGTGATGCGCGGAGTAACCTACTACCTACTGTTCTTTTGCAGTACAGTATTTTATCCCCTCGACTTAATCAAAGACATAAGCAAGCAGGGAATAATTCCCCCGTTCCTTGCAACCTTGGCTGAGATAAATCCACTAAGCTGCGGCGCTGACCTAATAAGGTCGTTTCTAATAGGAAAACCGCCTTTCAGCATAAATCTTGTGCTTTCCATCGTGATTTTCTCGTTGCCAATAATAGCTATATCTTCGCTTACTTATGTTAAGATTCTTCAGAGGCAAAGATAA
- a CDS encoding thymidylate synthase, whose product MSDLNLANAKEILTLVFIYSGEFAERVIRNLINDPSFCKSCGLYCDFCKYGVYSYVRNIRAAIELPSPSELPAFIDNPEKYMPKKIPKADLCIASGLHKDLLLELPQVIEEAGIKGLIVPIEDFVEVPSGLRKQLEEECAELGLESAFPKPFCSLEPSDSKPTISRFVNELKVGRPKLEILTGKREGYEVIESVIVRRSAPCGSTWYVAKKIIGIETEREILYDAIAKAHHSYPCTATMSVDPEEKEPILHIGGFIIREEVERALQNAKATRI is encoded by the coding sequence GTGTCAGATTTGAACCTAGCAAATGCCAAGGAAATCTTAACTTTAGTTTTCATTTACAGCGGGGAATTCGCTGAACGGGTGATAAGAAATCTCATAAACGATCCTAGTTTCTGCAAATCCTGCGGGCTTTACTGCGATTTCTGTAAATACGGCGTGTACAGTTATGTTCGAAACATTCGAGCTGCAATAGAGTTACCAAGCCCATCTGAACTTCCAGCTTTTATAGACAACCCTGAAAAATATATGCCAAAGAAAATTCCGAAAGCCGACTTATGCATAGCCTCGGGATTGCATAAAGACTTGCTTTTGGAGCTTCCGCAAGTTATAGAAGAAGCTGGAATAAAAGGGTTAATTGTGCCTATCGAGGACTTTGTTGAGGTTCCATCTGGCTTAAGAAAGCAGCTGGAGGAAGAATGTGCAGAATTGGGGCTAGAAAGCGCTTTTCCAAAGCCTTTTTGTTCATTGGAACCTTCAGACAGTAAGCCGACGATTTCAAGGTTTGTAAACGAATTAAAAGTTGGAAGACCCAAACTAGAAATTTTAACCGGAAAGAGAGAAGGCTATGAAGTTATAGAATCCGTTATTGTTAGACGAAGTGCACCGTGCGGCTCAACATGGTACGTGGCGAAGAAGATAATTGGAATAGAAACTGAAAGGGAAATTCTTTACGATGCAATAGCTAAGGCCCACCACAGCTATCCATGCACTGCAACAATGAGTGTTGATCCAGAAGAAAAGGAGCCAATACTGCATATCGGAGGTTTCATAATACGTGAGGAAGTAGAAAGAGCATTACAAAATGCTAAAGCTACAAGAATATGA
- a CDS encoding LLM class flavin-dependent oxidoreductase yields MVEFGAYLPQIDVDYDVLKRVAFECESYGFHSVWLTDHMLPFHGSLRRSYFECWTTLSALAEATKNLRLGTLVLCNLFRYPSVLAKMAATLDVISGGRLELGIGAGWLKPEFDAYGIPFPKASVRIAMLREALEVMKRMWLENEPVFHGRYYSINGAVCNPKPLQKPHPPIWIGTLIGGRLMSETIVKYADGWVIGSLYLPSPEEYKQKVENLKFHFSNAGRKFESLKKALGIGCLLAENKAKLNEKIGKFKPVKVSVGKYQKTQELICATPDECIKTLEKYVDVGVDLFVMNFPDVTTLEPVKLFGEQVIPSFK; encoded by the coding sequence ATGGTGGAGTTTGGGGCATATTTACCACAGATCGATGTTGATTATGATGTTTTGAAAAGGGTGGCCTTTGAATGTGAGAGTTACGGTTTTCATTCTGTTTGGTTGACAGACCACATGTTACCCTTCCATGGTTCATTGCGAAGGTCGTATTTTGAATGTTGGACTACTCTTTCCGCGTTGGCAGAGGCAACAAAAAATCTGAGACTTGGAACTCTAGTGCTTTGTAACTTGTTCAGATATCCTTCAGTTCTAGCCAAGATGGCTGCAACCTTAGACGTTATTAGCGGTGGAAGGCTTGAACTTGGCATAGGCGCCGGATGGCTAAAACCCGAGTTTGATGCATATGGTATACCTTTTCCGAAAGCTTCTGTTCGAATAGCTATGCTTCGCGAAGCCTTAGAAGTTATGAAAAGAATGTGGTTAGAAAATGAGCCGGTTTTCCACGGTAGATATTACAGCATAAATGGGGCAGTATGCAACCCTAAACCCCTGCAAAAGCCTCATCCACCAATATGGATAGGCACACTCATCGGAGGCAGACTTATGTCTGAAACCATAGTGAAATATGCTGACGGGTGGGTTATCGGAAGTCTATATCTACCGTCACCTGAAGAATATAAACAAAAAGTAGAAAATCTCAAATTTCACTTTTCAAATGCTGGAAGGAAATTTGAAAGCTTGAAGAAAGCTTTGGGAATAGGCTGTCTTTTAGCTGAAAATAAAGCGAAACTAAACGAAAAAATTGGAAAATTTAAACCAGTAAAAGTTTCAGTTGGCAAGTATCAGAAAACTCAAGAACTGATATGTGCAACTCCAGATGAATGTATAAAAACGCTTGAAAAATATGTTGATGTGGGTGTTGACCTTTTCGTAATGAACTTTCCGGACGTGACTACACTTGAGCCTGTAAAGCTCTTCGGAGAACAAGTTATTCCATCCTTTAAGTAA